In the genome of Oncorhynchus mykiss isolate Arlee chromosome 18, USDA_OmykA_1.1, whole genome shotgun sequence, one region contains:
- the LOC110495769 gene encoding probable ribonuclease ZC3H12C isoform X2 yields the protein MSHGNKVFSCYSIQLAVDWFLERGHRDITVFVPSWKKEQSHPDALITDQDTLRRLEKDKILVFTPSGPGSPGDDRFIVKLAYKSDGIIVSNDNYRDLASEKPEWKKLIDERLLM from the exons ATGAG CCACGGCAATAAGGTGTTCTCCTGCTACAGCATCCAGCTGGCTGTTGATTGGTTCCTGGAGCGAGGTCACCGTGACATCACTGTGTTTGTGCCTTCCTGGAAGAAAGAGCAGTCCCACCCTGATGCCCTcatcacag aCCAGGATACCTTGCGTCGTCTGGAGAAGGACAAGATCTTGGTGTTCACTCCGTCGGGTCCAGGGTCGCCGGGTGACGACCGTTTCATCGTCAAGCTGGCCTACAAGTCCGACGGCATCATCGTCTCCAACGACAACTACCGCGACCTGGCCAGTGAGAAGCCAGAGTGGAAGAAGTTAATTGACGAGCGGCTGCTCATGTAA
- the LOC110495769 gene encoding probable ribonuclease ZC3H12C isoform X3: MSIQLAVDWFLERGHRDITVFVPSWKKEQSHPDALITDQDTLRRLEKDKILVFTPSGPGSPGDDRFIVKLAYKSDGIIVSNDNYRDLASEKPEWKKLIDERLLM, encoded by the exons ATGAG CATCCAGCTGGCTGTTGATTGGTTCCTGGAGCGAGGTCACCGTGACATCACTGTGTTTGTGCCTTCCTGGAAGAAAGAGCAGTCCCACCCTGATGCCCTcatcacag aCCAGGATACCTTGCGTCGTCTGGAGAAGGACAAGATCTTGGTGTTCACTCCGTCGGGTCCAGGGTCGCCGGGTGACGACCGTTTCATCGTCAAGCTGGCCTACAAGTCCGACGGCATCATCGTCTCCAACGACAACTACCGCGACCTGGCCAGTGAGAAGCCAGAGTGGAAGAAGTTAATTGACGAGCGGCTGCTCATGTAA
- the LOC110495769 gene encoding histone deacetylase complex subunit SAP130 isoform X1 — MMQVLCVCGESETLSLVPDLHQPGRKMAEKRRTSEYFSVHQNAKQSRQQTAELGTDGIQTAELGTDGIQTAELGTDGIQTAELGTDGIQTAELGTDGIQTAELGTDGIQTAELGTDGIQTAELGTDGTQTAELGTESTQTAELGTDGQGQGVSGD; from the exons ATGATGCAGGTACTCTGCGTGTGTGGGGAATCTGAGACTCTGTCGTTGGTGCCTGACCTCCA CCAGCCAGGTAGAAAAATGGCAGAAAAAAGACGGACATCCGAGTATTTCTCAGTACACCAAAACGCAAA GCAGAGCAGGCAACAGACAGCAGAGCTGGGGACAGATGGCATACAGACAGCAGAGCTGGGGACAGATGGCATACAGACAGCAGAGCTGGGGACAGATGGCATACAGACAGCAGAGCTGGGGACAGATGGCATACAGACAGCAGAGCTGGGGACAGATGGCATACAGACAGCAGAGCTGGGGACAGATGGCATACAGACAGCAGAGCTGGGGACAGATGGCATACAGACAGCAGAGCTGGggacagatggcacacagacagcagagctggggacagagagcacacagacagcagagctggggacagatgggcagggacagggagtctcag GAGACTGA